A window of Bacillus xiapuensis contains these coding sequences:
- a CDS encoding heavy metal translocating P-type ATPase produces the protein MSNQQPNLTEEEMKAYRVQGFTCVNCAAIFENNVKELPGVDDAKVNFGASKVYVKGTATIEELEKAGAFENLKIRDEKEQRVEREPFWKQKENIKVYISAILLLISWFLGAQYGEEHILPTIGYAASMLIGGYSLFIKGLKNLSRLQFDMNTLMTIAIIGAAIIGEWGEGATVVILFAISEALERYSMDKARQSIESLMDIAPKEALVRRGNEEMIIHVDDVQVGDIMIVKPGQKLAMDGVVIKGTSTLNQAAITGESVPVTKTIDDEVFAGTLNEEGLLEVKVTKRVEDTTLSKIIHLVEEAQAERAPSQAFVDKFAKYYTPSIMILALLIAVIPPLFGGDWSEWIYQGLAVLVVGCPCALVVSTPISIVTAIGNAAKNGVLIKGGIHLEEAGALKAIAFDKTGTLTKGIPTVTDIVTYGDDKNELLAVTAAIEKGSQHPLASAIIRKAEENGLNFNGMSVEDFQSITGKGVKARVNNEMYYVGSPNLFEELHQTIESTIQEKITRMQIEGKTVMVLGTDKEILSLIAVADEMRETSKEVINKLNHMGIETVMLTGDNKRTAEAIGKQVGVSDIKADLLPEDKLNFIKELRGKHQSVAMVGDGVNDAPALAASTVGVAMGGAGTDTALETADIALMSDDLSKLPYTIKLSRKALTIIKQNITFSLAIKLVALLLVMPGWLTLWIAIFADMGATLLVTLNSLRLLKVKE, from the coding sequence ATGTCTAATCAACAACCCAATTTAACTGAAGAAGAAATGAAAGCATATCGTGTTCAAGGATTTACTTGTGTAAATTGTGCAGCCATTTTTGAAAATAATGTAAAAGAATTGCCCGGTGTTGATGATGCGAAAGTAAATTTTGGAGCATCTAAAGTGTATGTGAAAGGTACTGCAACGATTGAAGAACTAGAAAAAGCAGGAGCATTTGAAAATTTAAAGATTCGGGATGAAAAAGAACAGAGAGTAGAACGTGAACCATTCTGGAAGCAAAAAGAAAATATTAAGGTCTATATTTCAGCGATATTACTGTTGATTAGTTGGTTTTTAGGGGCGCAATACGGGGAAGAGCATATTCTTCCAACTATTGGTTATGCAGCATCCATGTTAATTGGTGGATATTCGCTGTTTATTAAAGGTCTAAAAAATTTAAGCAGATTACAATTTGATATGAATACACTAATGACGATTGCCATTATAGGTGCTGCAATCATTGGTGAATGGGGTGAAGGTGCAACTGTTGTTATCCTATTTGCGATTAGTGAAGCATTAGAGCGCTATTCAATGGATAAGGCTCGTCAATCCATTGAATCATTGATGGATATTGCTCCAAAAGAAGCATTAGTCCGTCGTGGGAATGAAGAAATGATAATCCACGTTGATGATGTTCAAGTTGGAGACATTATGATTGTAAAACCGGGTCAAAAGTTAGCAATGGATGGAGTAGTTATCAAAGGAACTTCAACATTAAATCAGGCTGCAATTACTGGGGAAAGTGTTCCGGTAACAAAAACAATTGATGATGAAGTGTTTGCGGGAACATTAAATGAAGAAGGATTGCTCGAAGTTAAAGTAACCAAACGAGTGGAAGATACTACTCTTTCAAAAATTATTCATCTTGTAGAAGAAGCACAAGCAGAACGAGCACCTTCTCAAGCATTTGTCGATAAATTTGCGAAATACTATACACCATCTATTATGATTTTGGCCCTTTTAATCGCTGTTATACCTCCATTATTTGGTGGGGATTGGAGTGAATGGATTTATCAAGGGTTGGCAGTTTTAGTTGTTGGTTGTCCGTGTGCTTTAGTTGTTTCCACGCCGATATCGATTGTTACTGCTATTGGAAATGCAGCGAAAAATGGTGTTTTAATTAAAGGTGGTATTCATTTAGAAGAAGCAGGAGCCCTTAAAGCCATTGCTTTTGATAAAACAGGAACATTAACAAAAGGAATTCCTACTGTAACAGACATCGTGACATATGGTGACGATAAAAACGAATTGCTTGCAGTTACAGCAGCCATTGAAAAAGGATCACAACATCCACTTGCTTCAGCCATTATAAGAAAAGCAGAAGAAAACGGCTTGAACTTTAATGGAATGTCGGTAGAAGACTTTCAATCAATTACGGGTAAAGGTGTAAAAGCAAGAGTAAATAATGAAATGTATTATGTCGGAAGTCCAAATTTGTTTGAAGAATTGCATCAAACAATTGAAAGTACCATTCAAGAGAAAATTACTCGTATGCAAATAGAAGGAAAAACGGTGATGGTTTTGGGAACGGATAAAGAAATCCTTTCGCTAATTGCCGTAGCAGATGAAATGAGAGAAACATCAAAAGAAGTCATCAACAAATTGAATCATATGGGAATTGAAACAGTAATGCTGACTGGTGACAATAAACGAACAGCAGAAGCCATTGGGAAACAGGTTGGTGTTTCAGATATTAAAGCCGATTTACTTCCAGAAGATAAATTAAACTTTATTAAAGAACTTCGTGGAAAGCATCAAAGTGTGGCAATGGTAGGAGATGGTGTAAATGATGCACCAGCACTTGCGGCTTCAACGGTCGGTGTAGCGATGGGTGGTGCTGGAACTGATACAGCACTAGAAACAGCCGATATTGCATTAATGTCTGATGATTTAAGCAAGTTGCCATATACCATTAAATTAAGCCGTAAGGCATTAACCATTATCAAGCAAAACATTACCTTCTCTTTAGCCATTAAATTAGTGGCATTACTATTA